A genomic window from Lotus japonicus ecotype B-129 chromosome 1, LjGifu_v1.2 includes:
- the LOC130728915 gene encoding uncharacterized protein LOC130728915 isoform X2 — protein MEFMCLIVAFFVIAVLGFVSVVFFSAYSRRNNHEHVEAPAIFEDPNSLKQVPCPHIVDPASKYISLIVPAFNEEHRLPGALEETMNYLQQRALKDPSFSYEVVIIDDGSADSTKRVAFEFVRKYTVDKVRVILLGRNHGKGEAIRKGMLHSRGELLLMLDADGATKVTDLEKLENQIQAVAKKEFHQEDSSGSDPSFRISDIPVVAFGSRAHLEEKALASRKWYRNFLMKGFHLVVLLAAGPGIRDTQYIHSVVSRCLLGLQLGSFFQMSA, from the exons ATGGAGTTTATGTGTCTTATTGTGGCCTTCTTTGTGATTGCGGTCTTAGGGTTTGTCTCTGTGGTCTTCTTTAGTGCATATAGCAGAAGAAACAACCATGA GCATGTTGAAGCTCCGGCTATTTTTGAGGATCCTAATTCGTTGAAACAG GTTCCTTGCCCACACATTGTTGATCCAGCGTCAAAGTATATCTCTTTGATAGTTCCTGCATTCAATGAAGAGCATAGGCTTCCTGGAGCCCTTGAGGAAACTATGAA TTATCTTCAACAACGTGCCTTAAAGGATCCTTCATTTTCATATGAG GTTGTGATTATTGATGATGGAAGTGCTGATAGTACTAAAAGAGTAGCCTTTGAATTTGTAAGGAAATACACAGTAGACAAGGTAAGGGTCATCCTTCTTGGAAGAAATCATGGCAAGGGAGAAGCAATCAGAAAA GGCATGTTGCACTCACGTGGTGAATTACTTCTTATGCTTGATGCTGATGGAGCAACTAAGGTCACTGACCTAGAGAAGCTTGAAAATCAG ATTCAAGCTGTTGCCAAAAAGGAATTTCATCAGGAAGATTCAAGTGGTAGTGATCCTAGCTTTAGAATATCTGATATCCCTGTTGTTGCTTTTGGTTCACGAGCTCATCTAGAGGAGAAAGCTTTGGCTTCA AGGAAGTGGTACCGCAATTTTTTGATGAAGGGGTTCCATCTTGTGGTTCTCTTAGCTGCTGGTCCAGGAATACGTGATACACAG TACATCCACAGTGTGGTTTCAAGATGTTTACTAGGGCTGCAGCTAGGAAGCTTTTTTCAAATGTCCGCTTGA
- the LOC130728916 gene encoding uncharacterized protein LOC130728916, producing MGEKEKNKNKKQKHQHPNDQTTKQASDFSFKLSSEVKGIRFGGQFIVKSFTIRRARPLELLKVLCFPPPTTTTAAAATATKKPPFPSTTAFLPTNFTILAHQAWHTLTLGLGTKKSKVIIFVFETEAMKVAVDRAWPSEIALGEVNKKLIKGLNGCEMARFKFRKGCITFYVFAVRRVGNFGFPCSEDLRTVLQSVVELKDFLDHTAMLSMPHQRSINYSHTQVAMAH from the coding sequence ATgggagaaaaagagaagaacaagaacaagaagcAAAAGCACCAGCATCCAAATGACCAAACCACCAAACAAGCCTCTGATTTCTCCTTCAAACTAAGCTCAGAGGTAAAGGGTATCCGATTTGGCGGCCAATTCATAGTGAAATCCTTCACAATCCGCAGAGCAAGACCCCTAGAGCTTCTCAAAGTGCTCTGTTTTCCACCACCAACAACCACCAcggccgccgccgccaccgccaccaagAAGCCCCCTTTCCCTTCCACCACCGCATTCTTGCCCACAAACTTCACCATCTTAGCTCACCAAGCATGGCACACACTCACCCTTGGCCTTGGAACCAAGAAAtccaaagttatcatctttgtGTTTGAAACAGAGGCCATGAAGGTTGCAGTGGATCGAGCATGGCCCTCTGAGATAGCACTCGGTGAGGTGAACAAGAAACTCATAAAGGGTCTCAATGGTTGTGAAATGGCGCGGTTCAAGTTCAGAAAAGGGTGCATCACTTTCTATGTCTTCGCCGTGAGGAGAGTTGGGAACTTTGGTTTCCCCTGTTCTGAGGATCTGAGGACTGTTCTGCAGTCTGTGGTGGAGCTCAAAGATTTCTTGGATCACACTGCTATGCTTTCCATGCCACACCAGAGAAGCATTAACTACTCTCATACACAGGTTGCAATGGCTCATTAG